In a genomic window of Punica granatum isolate Tunisia-2019 chromosome 6, ASM765513v2, whole genome shotgun sequence:
- the LOC116209806 gene encoding F-box/LRR-repeat protein 17 — MHHHRPLPHIVTPSDAAAVTAELIKHGKKRGSYNCGRCGLPKKGHSCHVSNPSSDPPDSLPAPSSTPAPATVPPAAALQSSSSLSSATRPPPPRHPISHLRRALSFDDFDVRSAGVEEDDEEGPDSDRDEEVGGDVGGGLTSSCLWEVLRRLPPAELSSAAQVCKGWRETSRRLWRAVEELRLRVPATAQVGFVGSVLQKCPGLVRLSLRLERDVDSTMLACIAFSCPNLESMEISKSATAINRITGDELGRFVADKRCLTCLKMEGCTNLGGFILNSSSLSTLWLSDLYSLSKMVFNSPNLKEISLAFSHQTNDCTDLTTIVEGLGRSCPRLQNIHIASLRLSHAVVLALTAANLRGLRMLSLVLGSEITDASVAAIASSYSNLELLDLSGSSISDSGIGMICNVFPRKLSRLLLALCPNITSSGVQFATAQLPLLELMDCGMTICDPNDQKQPDEGAICDVDRRPSKKLHLMYQKLIVKHDRLKRLSLWGCSGLDALYLNCPELYDLNLNSCNNLHPDRLLIQCPNLESVHASGCQELLIGAIESQVNNEFSHLENHFPFKCSADGSKRILVPNMLCQQRFYDDKKRSTMKRPCNVLVD; from the exons ATGCATCACCATCGCCCCCTGCCCCACATCGTCACCCCCTCCGACGCGGCCGCTGTGACCGCCGAACTCATCAAGCACGGGAAGAAGCGGGGCAGCTACAACTGCGGCCGCTGCGGCCTCCCCAAGAAGGGCCACTCCTGCCACGTCAGCAACCCCTCCTCCGACCCTCCTGACTCCCTCCCCGCTCCCTCCTCCACTCCCGCTCCCGCCACTGTGCCTCCTGCCGCTGCTCTCCAGTCGTCGTCTTCCCTCTCCTCCGCCACCCGTCCCCCTCCACCTCGCCATCCGATCTCTCACCTCCGCCGGGCGCTCTCCTTCGACGACTTCGACGTCCGCTCCGCCGGCGTCGAGGAGGACGACGAGGAGGGGCCGGATTCCGATCGGGACGAGGAGGTCGGCGGTGACGTCGGCGGGGGGCTGACTTCAAGCTGCCTTTGGGAAGTCCTCAGGAGGCTGCCGCCGGCCGAGCTGTCGTCGGCGGCCCAGGTGTGCAAGGGGTGGAGGGAGACGTCGAGGAGGCTCTGGAGGGCGGTGGAGGAGCTCCGGCTCAGGGTTCCTGCGACTGCTCAGGTTGGATTCGTTGGATCAGTGTTGCAGAAGTGCCCTGGGCTCGTCAGGCTGTCACTTAGACTTGAAAG AGATGTAGATTCAACAATGTTGGCGTGCATTGCGTTCTCGTGCCCCAATTTGGAGTCTATGGAGATTTCTAAATCTGCGACGGCCATCAATAGGATCACAGG GGATGAGTTGGGTCGATTTGTTGCTGACAAACGGTGCCTTACCTGTCTTAAAATGGAAGGGTGCACCAACCTTGGAGGTTTCATACTCAATTCGTCAAGTCTTTCTACGCTCTGGCTATCAGATCTTTACTCCCTATCTAAAATG GTTTTCAACTCTCCTAATCTGAAAGAAATTTCCCTGGCGTTCTCCCACCAAACAAATGATTGTACTGATCTGACTACAATAGTTGAAGGTCTTGGAAGGAGTTGTCCGAGGCTGCAAAACATACATATTGCATCACTTAGGCTTTCACATGCTGTTGTGCTTGCGCTCACTGCAGCAAATTTAAG GGGCTTGCGAATGCTATCACTTGTACTTGGATCAGAGATAACAGATGCATCTGTTGCTGCCATTGCATCAAGCTATTCAAACTTGGAATTGCTTGATCTAAGTGG GTCTAGCATAAGCGACAGTGGCATTGGAATGATCTGCAATGTATTTCCTAGGAAATTGTCAAGGCTCCTGCTTGCTCTTTGTCCTAATATCACTTCAA GTGGCGTTCAGTTTGCAACAGCTcagttacctcttcttgaacTCATGGACTGTGGGATGACCATATGCGATCCCAATGACCAAAAGCAACCTGATGAAGGTGCTATTTGTGATGTAGATAGGAGGCCCAGCAAAAAACTTCATCTTATGTACCAGAAACTTATTGTGAAGCATGACAGGTTGAAAAGGCTCAGCTTGTGGGGTTGTTCAGGATTAGAT GCTCTGTATTTGAACTGTCCAGAACTATATGATTTGAACCTTAACTCCTGTAATAATTTACATCCTG ATCGTTTGCTAATTCAATGCCCAAATTTAGAGAGTGTGCATGCATCGGGGTGCCAAGAACTGTTGATTGGAGCAATTGAAAGCCAG GTCAACAATGAATTTTCTCATCTAGAGAATCATTTCCCATTCAAATGCTCAGCTGATGGCTCCAAAAGAATTCTAGTCCCAAATATGTTGTGTCAACAG CGTTTTTATGATGATAAGAAGCGAAGCACCATGAAGCGGCCGTGCAATGTGCTTGTAGACTGA